In the genome of Pungitius pungitius chromosome 5, fPunPun2.1, whole genome shotgun sequence, the window TGTCGGACGCCTCCTGATcacctccatcctttcctcGCTCAGGTGACGTTCGCCAACAAACCACTGTCTCACTACGCCCTGAAcatggaggcagagagagacgaGCCACACAGCCGTCCCCAGGTGGACGTCCAACGCCGGGCGGCTGTGCCTTTGCCGAATGAGCTGACCACAGGTCTGTTGCCCCCCCCGGGCCCCATTTCCACATGCATCCTGCTTGCGACATTTCCTTGAGAGCGGTGAAGAGGACAGGCAGCGCCCACTGAAGTCAATAATTAATCGTCCATCTCCCACCTGGAGGGTGGCCTCATTAAAGGGGCCGTGTGTGACATTTAAGGGATACAATGTTCATAACGTTTACTTGAATCAGCGTGTAATCACAACTAAGAGCcgtttagaaaaaaagatatatgTAAAATCTGGGGAGAGTCCACAGAGTCACCATGTTTGTACAGCAGCCCAGAGCGGAGCCGGGTTCTAACTAACTACAGATTGAGCATTAGTGTTCATAaaccctgattcactcaaatgcCTCTCAGGTGAAGATGAGTCACACTTGATGTGTTTGATTGTATCTTGTGCAGAAGCAGCCAGCCTGAGACGTCTAATGGGAATCAAGACAATCCATCTGGTGGGGGACGATGAGCTGCTGCCCAACGCTGTCATGGAGCGCTACTGGAAGAAGCTCTTGGAGATGGATCCTGAGTGTGAGGACTGGAGCCGTGGATTTCCATAGCTGTTTGACTGTTACCCATTAGTCACTTTACTGCACTCTTTGTTGGTGTTTTCATTAATCTAATTTCATCCCATATTATACTGGTTTctagttttttatgtttttgtgctTCAGCACGTGTAGTATTGACATCTTTGAATGTGATCTTTTGTTTAAAATTGCAATGAACTCAAATAATAAAGATGCATTGTTTGTGGTAAATGTCTGAGCTGCAGGTTGGTACAAAGGCTACACTGTTGCTAGGGATCTCCCTGTTACTATAACAGCTTTTTCAAAACTGCACACAGTCCTTAACTTCACAGTCCCATTGACTCCCTGCCATCCAATCACTTTACCAACTTCACAATAGAAGTcgtgttttattgattttctaaTGACACTCACACAGAAGAGCTACATTGGAAATAATGGTAGCAATGGGACAAAGCGCTTTGACCTAAATTAATTTGGCTCAACAGACCTGAATGTTTAGACATTCAAATATCTGTGTGTTGGAGCTGGATGCCTTGAGACttgtgagtgatgtcatgtgtaaAGAAGGAAAGCTGAAGGCTGCGCAGATATGGACTATGTATCACATCGCTCCAGCCCtcgcgggaggggggagggggggggacgctgctgctgctctgctgctctgctgctcagTCTCCGTACCGGAGGACACGTTACCGGAGGCTTCACGGCTGTCTCCGATGTTGTACCACGTGATGAGCCTCGGCGCGTAACTTCTCCCGGACCAGACACGGTGCTGCCGTTTTTATCCTCGCACTCTGAAAGTATCACAAGTCCTCGAGCGGAACGGCGGGAGAAGTTTGCGTGGCACGCGCGCCGTTTTTAGAGGTAAGTTTCTACCTACTAGCAGTTAAATGAATTGTCAGATGGGAAGCTGATATCTTCAGGAAGTAGATTATTAACGGGGTAATAGAGTCTGCTGTGTCCTGACTGTCCTAAACGAATCAGTACCTTGGAAGCTGAATACCTACACGTGTATTACAATACTTTCATTCATTCCCCACCCGCTTTTTTCCAGAATGAAAATAAGATGTGCCCACCACACTCCTAGATTGAGACACAGGTGCTTCCTGTTTACTCTGTCTCTGCTGGCGCTCTGTCTACTCAAACTGGTCCATGTCAAAGTGACGCTTAGGAACGGCGTCTACATTGAGCCCTATGACATCACAGGCGGCCTCTTGGGGACCCTCAAGCAAACGTACAACGTCAACTGCACCGGCATCTACGAGCTGGACCCAGTGGAGGTGGGCAAGGCTCTCGCCATCAAACGGAGGGTCAGTGTCGACGTGGATGACGACAGCACGGTGACCTTGACCTCAGACTGCCAGTCGTTTGTCAGAACCAGGGGTTACGATGAGGTCCCGGTGTCGGAGGTGGAGCGGGGATTCCCCGTGGCTTACTCCCTGGTGGTGCACAAGAACGCGCCCATGGTGGAGCGCATCCTTCATGCCATCTACGCGCCTCACAACGTCTACTGCGTCCACTACGATCAGAAGTCCTCCCCGGCCTTCATCAAGGCCGCTCAGAACCTGGCCCGGTGTATTCCCAACGTGTTTATCGCCTCAAAATTGGAGTCGGTGGAGTACGCGCACATCAGCAGGCTCAACGCCGACCTCAACTGCCTCTCTGACctgctgaggtcagaggtcaagtggAGGTATGTCATCAACCTGTGTGGCCAGGACTTCCCTCTCAAGTCGAACAACGAACTGGTCTCCGAGCTGAAGCAGCTGAACGGTAGCAACATGCTGGAGTCCAGCCGTCCCAGCGAACTCAAGAAATTGCGCTTCAGCTTCCGCCATGAGCTGAAGAACGTGCCCTACGAATACCGCCGCATTCCCGTCAAGACCGCGGCGCTCAAAGAAGCCCCCCCGCACGCCATCGAGATGTTCATCGGGAGCGCCTACTTTGTCCTGTCGCGCAATTTCGTTGAACATATCAGCAGCAGCCGGGTGGCGAAGGACTTTCTGACGTGGTCCGCCGACACATACTCACCGGACGAACACTTCTGGGCCACCCTGGTCAGGGTCCCCGGGGTGCCCGGGCACGTCCCCAGGTCGGAGGCCGACATCAGCGACCTGAGGAGTAAGACGCGACTCGTCAAATGGAACTATTTAGAGGGGAACCTTTACCCGGCGTGCACGGGGGCACACATGCGCAGCGTTTGCATCTACGGAGCGGCCGAGCTCCGCTGGCTGCTGAACTATGGACACTGGTTCGCCAACAAGTTCGACCCCAAAGTGGACCCGGTCCTGATCAAGTGTTTGGAGGAGAAGCTGATGGAGAAACGAAAGTATGTGCAAAGATGACGCTGAAAaaaggggagagaagagagtgGAGCCAGTATTTATTAAGTTATTAGGCAAAGGTCATGACACCAGAGAACCTCCACTCAGAAGCATCCTTTACTTGagtgttttccatttctttgCCCCTGCTGCCGGTTCAGCCCAGTCGCCAGGAAAACATGTTGGCATTATTGTTTCtagaaaaacaccaaaaaaaagtgttttcagtGTAGAGGGAGACTTTCACCAGGAGACCGCTGTTCATGTCCAGTTTGAACCCAATTGTTGTTATCCATTGTTATGTTATATTTCAACaaattgatcattttattttattttgttattgtaaAATATGCCCAAACATTTAAAGtatcaaaatatttaaacatttttaaaaagctatGAGGTACTTATCAACGCAGCCGGTGGTTTACAAAGAACGTATAATATAAAACCATTCTTCCTGAGGACTGGGCTGTTATTTAGATTTTAATTGGAAATCGCTGAACATTTCTCTGACTGCTACTGAATACAAGCTAAACCTTGATAAGGTTATACGGAGAATCAGTGTCTTAATAATCTGTTCTTCAAAATTAGTTCTTTAACTTTTATTCTAATGGTACATTTGACTACATTTCTGTTTATTGCTTCTTATTAGAATGCGATATTGCTAAGGGATTCCCACCTCGTCTAATTACCGCCGTCGGATACCTAATTCCACATCATTTCATCCGTTCTAATTCTCATCAGTCTGCACAAGGCATTCAATCACCTAAAAAGTGCCTAGGTTGGACATAAATGCCCCAAAGCTACTACTTGATAACATAATCTGAATACAGCACCCGTGATGTTCTTGAATATGAATCCAGAGACTTATAGAAGTTCTTATTTTGAGAGCAGAAATATCAAATATGTGTTCTGCTCAATGTTATAAACCACAGCTGTTGTGAAGAAGGTTTGCATCAAAATTGAAAGGTTGAGATTTCTGTCGGTTTATGTTTTCCTGAATAAAAGTATGGTGCTTTTCAAGAGATGTTTGGATTCATGTGTGGTCTCAGGTCACACCCTGGCTGGATTGGAATTGTCAAAAGAATGACCTGCTAACGTCCATTCCTAACCACTGATgtttgacctctgtggaaaacatCATGGGGTCGAGGGAAGACATCGCAGTGTTTACTCACATGATCTGCGTCTCATCATCGTTATTTCTCGTGAACCGACCAATGATACGTCACTATTCAAATATTTCTGCcacaaggaattgtgggacggaatgatctcctttcctttggtaAAGAATGGTCCCGTGggtcctatgctaaaggagcaaagcaaggaagcattgaagctcttTTCCTTAGCCTCAGAGGAttcaaacagctcttatcatggcaCCACTTCCACTACTTCAGGGTCGATTCACTCAGATATGGAATCTTCCTCAGAACATTTGACAGTTTGAAAATCCGCCCTTGTCATCTCTGAACAAGCTGGAGCTTATTACCTGCTGACGTGACGTCGGATCGCTGCCCCCAACTTAATGTGGAGGCAAATGAAAGGTCATTATGGGCGATTTATTTGTGATTCAGAGCATTAGTACTAGGGTTGTCCCAATGccaaaattatgacttcgatatactatacctgccaaaatattacgatacccaATACTTAcaatacgataccacaaataaaattAATTAGTACAGAAACAAACAACTATGTTatgtaattataataattatgcTATAATGCAAGGACATAGTTGAGTGGCGTCCAACGGAGCAAAGAATGATGTTTCTCAAACTCTTGATTCCCGATCGACGACATAGACTCAGAAATGCAGCGTTCCCCCTCAGGTGTTTAGTGTTAGCATCGTTGAGAGCAGCACGGAGGCACTATATGTGCACTGCATTCCCCCCTGTGCCCCTTTAACGAGCatcagattagattagattcaactttattgtcattgcacagggtacaagtactgaggcaacgaaatgcagtttaacatccaaccagaagtgcaaaatagcaaaaagtgCAGAGTATGTGCAAATGTAAAGTGTAGTAGTGAATAAATAGATATGTACAGTAAGAAATAGTTGTGCAATAACAGTGCAGGTGTTCAGTAGCTGAAGGAAGGTGTGTGGCAGTCAAgccagggtggagggggggagtaCAGTCACTGGGGGAGATGTGGGTGGGGGGCAGAGTTCAGAGttcaggggggggcagagttcaGTTGAATGAAAGCCGCAGGGATGAAGCTGTTCCTGAACCTGCTGGTCCGGGAACGGAGCACCCTGTAGCGCctcccagaggggaggagggcaaaCAGTCTGTGGCtggggtgagagctgtccttcTCGATGCTGCGTGCCCTTCGCAGACATCTCTTGCTCTGGACAGCCTCAATGGTGGGGAGTGAGGAACCGGTGATGTGTTGGGCAGTTTTCACCACCCTCTGCAGCGATTTACGGTCCGCGACAGAGCAGCTGCCATACCATACAGAGATGCAGTTTATAAGGATGCTCTCTATGGTACAGTGGTAGAAATTCTCTAGAATCTGAGGAGACAGATAGGCCTTCTTCAGTCTCCTCAGGAAGAAGAGACGCTGGTGGGCTTTCTTTACCAGGGATGAGGTGTTGAGGGTCCAAGAGAGGTCCTCAGAGATGTGGACACCCAGGAACTTGAAGCTGGCGACATCAGTACTTTGTGACAAAATGAAATTGGTTAAAGTGTTCTGTTTACTGGACTAGTCTGAACCAAATATGGGATGAATTAAAACACACAGGTATTTCTGTTATTGTGTCTAGCACATGCAAGTCAATGGCTTTTCATCTGCAAATATTCTATATGCTAAAGGTTTCTAACAAGCTTCGTGTGGTCGGACGTGTGTCTGTCGTTCAGCCATAAAGATGCACACCATTTGATGATTGATGTCATGGGGCCACTTTAATGGTCTCGTTGTGTTTTGGATGTAAATTGTACTGATTCTATGGTTTGAGTTAAGGGATGTTTAATGTCGCTATCTGTCTTGCTCTGCACTTGGCTCCCAACACTGATGACATAAGTAAATGAAATGAGCATGAGGGGTGGGGCTCCATGAGTCAGGGTGCCGAAGCACTGGCACGGACCGCTGTATTTACAAGCTTGTGGAGCCCTTAAGAAATTCCAGAGGGAGGACGAAGAGGCCCCTTGGCTACTCTTTTCTACAattaaagagatggaggattaCATGATATCGAGGAGGAGGCTTTGGACGTCTTGAGTTCAAATTCCTTTCCAAGTGCCTTTGAGATATCTC includes:
- the LOC119225674 gene encoding beta-1,3-galactosyl-O-glycosyl-glycoprotein beta-1,6-N-acetylglucosaminyltransferase 4-like → MKIRCAHHTPRLRHRCFLFTLSLLALCLLKLVHVKVTLRNGVYIEPYDITGGLLGTLKQTYNVNCTGIYELDPVEVGKALAIKRRVSVDVDDDSTVTLTSDCQSFVRTRGYDEVPVSEVERGFPVAYSLVVHKNAPMVERILHAIYAPHNVYCVHYDQKSSPAFIKAAQNLARCIPNVFIASKLESVEYAHISRLNADLNCLSDLLRSEVKWRYVINLCGQDFPLKSNNELVSELKQLNGSNMLESSRPSELKKLRFSFRHELKNVPYEYRRIPVKTAALKEAPPHAIEMFIGSAYFVLSRNFVEHISSSRVAKDFLTWSADTYSPDEHFWATLVRVPGVPGHVPRSEADISDLRSKTRLVKWNYLEGNLYPACTGAHMRSVCIYGAAELRWLLNYGHWFANKFDPKVDPVLIKCLEEKLMEKRKYVQR